One Mugil cephalus isolate CIBA_MC_2020 chromosome 17, CIBA_Mcephalus_1.1, whole genome shotgun sequence genomic window, ACAATTTGATTGACGATTGACTGTGATTGTCAGCAGGATTAAAGAAACTGTATTTGAAGTGAGTTGGTGACATCTTAGAAAGAAGCGAATACAACTTCAAGTTAATGTTTTTGTCAATAATTAGACCCTCTTCTGAACAAATACCTTGATTCTGAGCTTTCCACAAGTGCAGTTAAGACACGTTTGTATTCATGCTTGTACCAGAATGTGTGTTTGGTCACTATTGATCGATGTTACTTTACCTGTGGGAAACTGGCAGCTGCTAAACAAAATTTCACATTTGCTCTTGCTAGTCATTCATTTGAAAGCTTTGCTTGGATTCATAATTTAAACCACCATAGTCCTCTGAGTGTGGGACATTTTTACACCTGTAAACAAGTCGTCTCTTGGACCACTCTGGGCTCGTTTTATTGCCAGCTATGGCCACAGTTACAGGCTAcattaaacatttctttaactTTGTAACAGGGCTTCTACAAACAGTTATTCTTTGTAGTCTGTTAAACCTTTGGTTAACTTATCTCTATAATAATATTCTCCTTCTACCACTaagctttgctttgctttacttaaacattttcttttaacaatGACATAGTTTTGCTTGAAAACCACGAATGAAGAATCCGTTTCAAACCTCACAATTCTGACGAAAGGTTTCACGAATGAAaggttgcattcatttttgcaGAATAACCCTAATTAGGAACAGTGTTGTTGAAAATGCACTAGAATTATTTGAAAAGTTTTCTTACAGCCGCTTAGAGCATTTCATacgttttaatttcatttattagtttattttgttgGGACAGTTCATACATGATGTTTTGTAAATATATCACGTAAAAGACCAATATTAATCAGTGTATAGACATTATGATGTGAAAAAACAATGTCAGGCTGTGTATATGTACAAGCATACATAAAATTATATCATGGACACCTACGCGCCCACAAACaacattacacacaaacaaaacacagaacagaGCCCGATTAATAAAGCTCCAAAGTTTGGTTCTATAGGATCCGATGTTTAACGTACGCTTATATGTACATAAGCAAATGTGTATTTGCCTGTTTGCCGATGAAAATCAACTGGAAAGCGATACTGCAACTAGTCATTAACATCTGCCCTGgagagttttagttttttcccccctcagaaaaacaacaaatgaggACATGACGTTGACTCCTAAGCgctgaccaccaaccaacaataagacaaaaacactgtGAAAGTCTAAATACTGACAGCGTCTCGTTGTTTTGAGGCTGTAATCCGGTGGATCTTCTATGTTGACGTGCTTGTGCGTAGTTTTACGCTGCTGTGCTGGTCCCCTTCATGTTTACTGAACATGCTTCTCATTACGTCTCTGTTTAAACGTTTTAACACACTTTAAATGACTTGTTTTTTCCAGCGTGAGCCTCCATATCTGTGCACAGATGTAAACattgtgacatattttcataGTTCACGTCATGATTACATCGACATGTGTTGCAGCCCTATATTTTGCCGTGTCTTCTTTCTGAACCGTATCACCGCATTGTCACTTCCAGGAGTTATTGTCTTTGGCGAAGAGGAAGAGGGTTGATTCCGGTGAGCAGGAAGAGCCTGTTAGCAAACCAGCAGCTTCCACAGATTCAGAGACATCTGACAGCGACGATGAGGTACGACGACGGCCGTAGAATTTTGCTCTGAAAGACGTTCCAGGTTGGGACATATCTCATGAATgtttcacttctctttctagTGGACTGTGGGCGGCACAAAAGGCAAAAAGAAGGTTAAACAAGGGAAAGGGTCTGAAAAGAAGAACGCTACGAAGAAGAAGGTTAATAAAACGACGGCGTCCGGCAGCTCAGATGGAGACAGCTCAGCTGAGAGCTCTGCACCGGAGGAgggtatgtgttttttttggtgtttgaagtaaaaaaaaaatatatggtaTGCTCTGAAATCAATCTGCTTTAATAACTTATCCTAAGAGATCCACTCGATCGGTGCATCAAAGAACTGACAAACCTGCGTTGTAGAAGTTCAATTCAGTCAGCACCTGCTCAGACTCACGTCCAGGTCTCAATCAAACACGTTTCTACGTCGCCTTCCTTAAATAGCAAAGCTGAAAGTCCAGACATATGATGAACCGTACACATCACCAGGGTGCCATGTCCACGGGTATTTCAGGTGGCTGGGATTACGTGACTcattcatcctcttcatccccGCTGGCGTTCAGAGTAGCATCTAAGCTGCTGTTTGGTCGTTTGTGTTACATTGTCCTGAAGTGCACAGGTCATACACACTTACAGAAAACCTGGACAAATGTTATCTACTGATGATTTAAAGCCTTAAAACTAGATATATGAAAATGGCCTTTTTTTACTGATGCTCTTAAGCCCTAATAAAAGTAATGATGTTATAAGAACCTGTAAATGCTACTTGGTcaaagctgcttttgttttctactttctcacttttttttttaaacttaatcCCTCACTGCCACAAACTGTATGTTCATGTATTAATGAGACATTttgtgcagataaaacacaacaaggataattaattaataagtaGACCAGTACTATAAAATACAGAGCAGATGTTTTGTCAAGAATACGTCAAGACAAACAAACTTTGAAACATAATATTCACACATTTGAGGGTCTTTAATAGTAAACTGTTGCAGTAAGACATGTTTATTTTGCTGAATACATCTCTGATATGAGTGAAGTATATTTCTATACTGTGACATTAAGTGGACGGATGGATCATTTCTTGGTGATTTAACTTAATATCTACTGCCGACACTATGTTGTATCAAATGTTAGAAagtcatctgtttgttttggagaCGAACTCTTGGATGGGTGTAGGCCACCGACGCCTCgattgatttctgtttttgtcatttcttaaaatgtccaggCGAGGTGTCGGATTCAGAGAGCAACAGCTCGTCCTCCAGCTCCGACTCGGACTCGTCCGAGGACGACGTGTTCAGGGACGGCTACGACGACGACCTGATGGGCGACGCCGAGGACCGAGCTCGTCTGGAGCAGATgacggagaaggagagggaacaGGAGCTGTTCAACAGAATTGAGAAGAGAGAGGTGCTAAAGAGACGGTGAGCGGCGacgagcttcttcttcttcttgcaggATTGTTCTCGCAAAAAGGCCGCGAGCTCGCAGTTTATTTAAGATCACATTTGCTTTCAAAGGTTTGAAATTAAGAAGAAGCTGAGGACggcaaagaagaaagagaaggaggagaagaagaagaagcaggaggaagagcaagaaaaaaggaaactatCTCAGGTTCAAGACGCACAAGTGGTGAGTCCTGTTTCTGGCACGTTGTGAACAACAGTACAAAGAGAAAACACGGAGCATGTGGAGTTAGCTGTTTTGgggattttgtttcttgttgttatttgtcAAATGCACATAGCAAATCACGCACATGACCACAAAAGGCAGCGAGGCAGAAAGCATTTCTATCTTGCAATTAATGTTAagggaatgaaaaagaaacggCACCataggaaaaaaatatgtcctctctccatgtctgttttggtttttagtgcttttgtattgtgttgcatACTGCATTTGGTCCTGTGTTTACTCTGGTCTCACACTCGTCTACAAACCACACCAGAGTTCACTTACAAGTTAACCAAGACCCACGTTTCAAGTTCACTTGTCTGGTCCACACCTGCTCAGAGGAAGTGGAAATATCGGACGAAATAAACTCATagtcatcaacattttctttatcttgCGATTGtaatttcctccatttttctaGGTCATGTCACACAACAAGGAGAGACGATCCAAACGCGACGAGAAACTCGACAAAAAATCCCAGGCCATGGAAGAACTGAAGGCTGAAcgtgagaagaagaaaaacaaaacaggttggTAACGCTTTCACTTCTCCGTGAGTTGATTGtggtgggaagaaaaaaaaaaaaatccatttgacTGTGAAGTCTgacatttcctcttttccccAGCGGAGCTCCTGGCTAAACGTCAGCCCCTGAAGACGAGCGAGGTTTACTCCGACgacgaggaagaagaggaggaagacgacgacAAGTCATCGGTGAAAAGTGATCGAAGTTCGCGTTCTTCGTCGTACGATGACGACGAGTGAGTAGTTTATAAGCAGCATGTTCACGGCAGCGTCGACACTTTCCCTCTTGGTTTCTCGTAACCTTTTGAACCGATccacagaaaagaagagactCCACCGAAGTCGCAGCCCGTTTCTCTACCGGATGAGCTCAACAGGATCCGTCTGTCCAGACACAAGCTGGAGCGCTGGTGCCACATGCCCTTCTTCGCCAAGACGGTGACCGGCTGCTTCGTGAGGATAGGGATCggcaacagcagcagtaaaCCGGTCTACAGGGTGAGTTTGGCTTTTTGTTGCTGCACGATGGGCAGCAATGAGTCTTTATGCTTTATAACCGGTCAGAAGCTTTAGAACAACACACAActggcttcatcctacagcaagaaaatgacccaaaactttagtccaagctctaccagaactacctcaggataaaaacaagatggaaagcttgaagacatggagtggaccatgtcccagtctctagactttaaccccatggagctggtctgaagagtgaaagcaaagctcactacaagtgacacacatttctgggaacttctgcaacaagaCTGGGAAGAAAAGTgtctgatttccattttagaaagaaacaaTGTCACGTGTGTTGACATGTTGAATCAGCTAAAGACGGTTACTTTGATTTTTAGGTtttatattgattccatgatgttttttacattaaactggatacatttcaataaaaaacaagatttttttttttttaaaaacgtttGACTGGTGGTTTAATAGTAAAAAATCTCTTTAAAAACGACATTTAAGTGAAGATGTGGTTaagtttctgtctctttgttgtggACAGGTTGCTGAGATTGTGGATGTAGTAGAGACAGCGAAGGTTTAC contains:
- the rtf1 gene encoding RNA polymerase-associated protein RTF1 homolog isoform X1 — translated: MVSVKKRKGRVVIDSDSEDSASDDNLDEELLSLAKRKRVDSGEQEEPVSKPAASTDSETSDSDDEWTVGGTKGKKKVKQGKGSEKKNATKKKVNKTTASGSSDGDSSAESSAPEEGEVSDSESNSSSSSSDSDSSEDDVFRDGYDDDLMGDAEDRARLEQMTEKEREQELFNRIEKREVLKRRFEIKKKLRTAKKKEKEEKKKKQEEEQEKRKLSQVQDAQVVMSHNKERRSKRDEKLDKKSQAMEELKAEREKKKNKTAELLAKRQPLKTSEVYSDDEEEEEEDDDKSSVKSDRSSRSSSYDDDEKEETPPKSQPVSLPDELNRIRLSRHKLERWCHMPFFAKTVTGCFVRIGIGNSSSKPVYRVAEIVDVVETAKVYQLGSTRTNKGLQLRHGGDTRVFRLEFVSNQEFTESEFMKWKEAMMVASMQVPTLDEITKKEQSIKEALNYKFNDKDIEDIVKEKDRFRKAPPNYAMKKTQLLKDKAMAEESGDGEKVKVIQDELNELEERAEALDRQRTKNISAISYINQRNRSWNIVESEKALVAEGLNAKNQQMDPFTRRQCKPTMVSNARDPSVHAAILAHLNQKYGSGSGADPSGGEKNKLGQANPKDKDVPKPTTDLSEDLFKVHDFDVKIDLQVPNAEAKSLSVSSNALPVKDGAPRRSLNLEDYKKRRGLI
- the rtf1 gene encoding RNA polymerase-associated protein RTF1 homolog isoform X2; its protein translation is MVSVKKRKGRVVIDSESEDSASDDNLDQELLSLAKRKRVDSGEQEEPVSKPAASTDSETSDSDDEWTVGGTKGKKKVKQGKGSEKKNATKKKVNKTTASGSSDGDSSAESSAPEEGEVSDSESNSSSSSSDSDSSEDDVFRDGYDDDLMGDAEDRARLEQMTEKEREQELFNRIEKREVLKRRFEIKKKLRTAKKKEKEEKKKKQEEEQEKRKLSQVQDAQVVMSHNKERRSKRDEKLDKKSQAMEELKAEREKKKNKTAELLAKRQPLKTSEVYSDDEEEEEEDDDKSSVKSDRSSRSSSYDDDEKEETPPKSQPVSLPDELNRIRLSRHKLERWCHMPFFAKTVTGCFVRIGIGNSSSKPVYRVAEIVDVVETAKVYQLGSTRTNKGLQLRHGGDTRVFRLEFVSNQEFTESEFMKWKEAMMVASMQVPTLDEITKKEQSIKEALNYKFNDKDIEDIVKEKDRFRKAPPNYAMKKTQLLKDKAMAEESGDGEKVKVIQDELNELEERAEALDRQRTKNISAISYINQRNRSWNIVESEKALVAEGLNAKNQQMDPFTRRQCKPTMVSNARDPSVHAAILAHLNQKYGSGSGADPSGGEKNKLGQANPKDKDVPKPTTDLSEDLFKVHDFDVKIDLQVPNAEAKSLSVSSNALPVKDGAPRRSLNLEDYKKRRGLI